The Montipora foliosa isolate CH-2021 chromosome 10, ASM3666993v2, whole genome shotgun sequence genomic sequence GTTTGTAAAGGCAAATATTTTATTACAGCGGAGGTAGTTTCCTTTGTCGCGACTGCCCGGGAAGGTTCTTCATCAACGCCAAATTTCGTCTTCAAAATGTCTGTCAAAGCTTGTGCTCGTCCTTGTTCAGCAGCAAACAAAGCctcatcaacctctccattcttTAAAAGTGCTCTCCACAGAGCTGTGTACGCAGACTGTTTTGTGTCACGAAaacttattttccatgcatcttCTGATTGAAGAACAcgccttgtttcatcaaaatgttttatgCTTAGACGATAAAAATTAAGGGCTTTCCACAACGAGCCTAAATTTTCATGAACAAGACCAAGGTCATAGCAACCCTTTCCCTGTCCTACTGGATCCTCCGTTTCCATGCAAACAGTAAGCTGTTGTTCGTAAAGGAGAAGAGCATTTTCAGGCTCACCCATTTGGTGATAAGctttgccgagattaccatagcccttgccctccccggccctatctcccacttcttttgcaatgctgagatgttgttcgtgatactctatggctcgcttgaaattgcccagactgcgataagcgttgccgagattaccattggccttgccctccccggccctatcccctacttcttttgcaatgctgagATGTTGTTCGCAATACTCTATAGCTCGCTcgaaattgcccagactgagataagcgttgccgaggtTACCATTGGCacttccctccccggccctatcccctacttcttttgcaatgctaagatgttgttcataATACTTTATGGCTGGCTTAAAATTACCCAGACTGTGATAAACGTTGCCGAAATTACCATTGGCCCCTCCCTCCTTGGCCCTATCTCCTACTTCTTTTgtaatgctaagatgttgttcataatactctatggctctcttaaaattgcccagactgtaataagcgttgccgagattaccattggcgttgccctccccggccctatctcctacttcttttgcaatgctaagatgttgttcacaATACTCTATGGCTctcttaaaattgcccagactgtaataagcgttgccgagattaccattggcccttCCCTGCCCGGCCCTATCctctacttcttttgcaatccTAAGATCTTGTTCGTAATACTccatggctcgcttaaaattgcccagactgagataagcgttgccgagattaccattggcgcCTCCCTCCCCGGCCTTATCTCCTACTTCCTTTGCAATGCgaagatgttgttcgtgatactctatggctcgcttaaaattgcccagactgcgATAAGCTTTGCCGAGATTACAATTGGCATTGCCTTCCTGGTGTCGATCCCCtactttttttgcaataattagttgttgcttgaggtgctttctggcctttttaaaattgcccagactgtgataagcgttgccgagattgccacaGGCTTTTCCCACTCCAGCACTGAAACCTGTTCCTTTAAAAAGCCTTAATGCTTCTGTGTAATCCCTCTTAGCTTGTTCAAAATAAGCGAAGCCATAATAATAAATGCCCAGATTAAAATATGCAATACCCTCCCCTTTTTTGTTTCCCTCTTTTCGTGCAACGCTAAGCTCTTGTATATGCTGCTCGAAAACGTTCATCTTTTTGTCCGCCATTCTTGATTACAAGAACTCTTGAGAACAAGGAAGGTCGTCTTTGAAAGAGAGGGCACTCcttgaaaaatacaaaagaaagcatGAGAAATTCAATGCACTGACCACAAATGCCGCGGGTACGTAGTTAAACCAACACTAAACAGAGCGGCTGTCATTATGAGTCTAACGAAGACAATTTTCTGCTGTTGACGTCAAactctttatttcttttgttgagCCCTTTGTctgattttaattaatttttaaaggtAGAATTGACCGCACAATTAAATAGACGTATTTAAATGGCATAAATTTGTCCCATATCATGATCAGACTTAACTCAGCCAAAGTAATACTGTTGTCTTTTGTCATCATATTTCcctgatcaaatcaaattgctCGCCTGATACCACTGTTGAAAGTTGGTGGTCAATCACGTTTGTAACATACAGACTGCTCTAAATGTCCCCTGGATTTTAAAAGTTGGTCTAGAAAGTAATTATCTATAACCGTGTTGTAACTAACTTAAATAAATTACAGCACATTTACATTACACCACATCATCACAGTATACATCACACTAAGTTTGTTTTCACTACATTGCATATTACTACCTCTTTACTACTGACCAACATATACAAGAAATCATCTTGCCCTTGATGGCAGTGAATATGCCATTTATATTCTAAGGCCTTTGTTACGGTGGATAGAAAAAAATCTGCTTCATAAACTTGAATACTAAGGTGCTGTCCATTACGTCGGcgaaatttgtttggtttaacGTCCATTGATATATGCACCCGCGCTCCGGAAGGATCCATTCTCGTTCCCTTATTTTTCTTATCCTATGTTCATGACTTCAGTGATGTATTCAAAATACCAGACCTGATTTTAACTGCTGATATGACGATGCTAGTCTCTTACGTCTAATTATTTGGTTACCTAGTTCAAGGCAAAGAAACTTACACTAAACTTGCGGAAGACTAATTCTTTATTCTATTCAAGCCTCGAGAGAAAAAGACGTCATCTTTCAATGCAAATCTGCTAAAATTATTAAAGAATTGAACAGATCGTAGAACGATCTTTCTTAGGAAACTCTGTATTTTTCAATTGCCTTACAAAATCTCTGAATCTATAGCATTTAATTTCAGGTACAGTTATTTTTCATGTGGAATGCCAAAGCcataccacgtcttaaaaccggtctggtgtcttttttttgttggtagtcacaaatgtgcataccccacggatattgaattactCTCCGATCGGGTGAATTTACATTTATTCCCTCCAGTAAGTCCAAACTTCCTTACCCCGTGGAGAACTCATATTCTTTCCCAACCTTCACAATTATCTgcgagcgcgttagaccactcggccatcgTAACACACTTCCGTTAACCTTGATGAAAGCAAAGATTTAgtgtggaatctttccgcccgccatgattgattcagtattaaactattcgataaagtggacagatgctttttctttgagaatggAAACGTTTAAAGGTAAGGATAATactctacgttatttctagatcttgcctcgtacttgtgtgttccactgtgaacactattttgcgtacaacgaatacttcattagaagtattttgcattgaatgaatactccaatatttcttgggaaccagtatgttcgccgttttgacgtagaaagaaaataagaaaatagatttcaacggccaaacaagataaaaaatgaaatcaagtttaaaaaaccgccgtcacggggacttgcagcggtcccccatccaagtactaacctcattcggaggagcttaactttaGCTGACAcgtggactagcatcaacgattgtgatctttgtgttatattgtcgaactttataacacttgaaagaaaaaaaaaaaggcaactgaaacaaaaacccggtgtcttgccgtaaTTTTGACACAggtgcatcctttgtttcgtgagttgtcagtattaaaaacacgcaaggtaacttgatcacaggcgcgCGCTAAAATctatgtcactttcgattttgcgattttactcgaacgaccaaaagtacgatagaaaaatttaACTCTgattgaacgtaacaaaaatctcccaaaatgtttttcgctgatggcaaattgttttattcttgatcgacacttcctagaagttccttctgctcttctcaAAAACTACATATTAGTATTTATATACTTTTGCgtcaacatttgttttgcataaagcaggctagcaaaatctgtaccttgcttagttcgcatttttgagcgttaaaattaaatttttggtcgtatgttcctgatcataagtcgcatattttgacaTCCCCCATCCACATACTATCCCCGCTGGAAAGGATTAACTTTAgaaacattggtcttggaaagctaTCAGCAGCTCAGAGTGCACGTTTAAGCTTGTGGTGagaaagaagttgtaaatgatcaactcgtcagccttgaagccagctcgagtgtagaatcatgacgaacttttgtagtttatgagaactatttactagtTGTAGCTTTTGTTTAGTTAGAGAGAGTTTTAGCGATTCCaacccggactggactactggatttaagcttttttttttttaacgagatttcaagttattgtggaacgtttggtaccaagttactctaatactgaaatcaagattatggaattgtaaaattagagccttggactggactatagaacacgCACTTACGgaatttttagatttttgagcattgagataaatagagtacagatgttgtcttcttgccttcgccacggcagatttaaacagtttgcaaggaactaaaccaggattacggaaccggacttcgaatgcagggcccggttgtttgaaagccgattaccttaatccaggattagcgtaaacatttgttttacgttttcaactttttggtgacagtttcctttgcttatttttgtttttcaagattgactttttcaaatgtaaagttttacagaatatcagccttgaacagcatttggaagtagagaataaaactcgttttaaaacttggcttttgaacaacttgcccaggatgataagttgttgaactgtgatttgtcatatgtttttcggatgatttaaggctgatcttgtaatttttggatgaatggagttaaggaagcaggtaaaattgcaggatttgaataaagtctccttccaaaaaataaataaataaataaacaaaaaatccggtatcctgataacctgctaatagggctttgttgtttgcatttgctaatttagtaacattaataacgagtttttacaacaaacaacttcaagttatattacagatttatctttctggtaatctctcgccattttccgaagtttacctgtacttgaagttgactgtaactggacaatttgtgttaactgtttgcgcattccccCCATGTAGGCGTCTTGTCTAAATTTTTGTTTGAGAACTCTGTTCTACTGTTTAGTTTATCCTAATAgtcattattgtattattgtgcATGTACAAATCCAATCTTCGTAGTcttgtttctttgcaaaaagtACAGTCAAAATAGTTCTTAAATCATACTCTTACCCAATCTTCAAAGAATTAGAACTATCAAATTTTCGGATATTAGATTACAAGAACTGGGTAACTTTCTGTATTCTTATGAACATGCTCTTCCACCATCAAGGTTTTATTCATAagttttcatttaaaaagaCGTCTATGTGTTTCTTACTAGATTTGCAGAATGATTTTAACCTTCAACTCTGTAGAAGTAATCTTTGCAACTTCCGTTCTCCCAcgaacgtctgctgaaacgaaaaacctCTTGCGTTCAACGGCCAGCAGCAGATGTTAGTAAGGGAGGAACGTTTGACGGAGCCCAAATcacgtctgcgtgggaggctatcaTCACACCAGAAGTTGAGGAACATCTGAAGTAAATGAAGAGTTGCAAGCTCTGAGAAAGGCAATCAAAACTGGCCAATTAGAGGAATACAAGGCTTATGCACCAGCTGTTGGTGAAAATGTGTGTAATTGGGCAACTAGTCTAAAGATGCACCCGCACTGTACTACCAAGCAAGTCATTGTCAGAAGAAATCAAAATCGGAGAAGCAAAGGTGACATGTGTATTAAACCAAATCATCAATTAAACTCAATTTCTTGGCCTCCAATATTTAAATAATCATGAGATTTCTCATTCCAATTTAATTCCAAATCCCTTTTTTTGACTTCTTTACTATTAATCTGTCCCATGCTAAGGAAACACCAAGGTTTAGTTACATCCTGTGGATCTAAATAAACGATAAAAGAAGTGTGTACAAGAAGGCACGCAAGCTTAGAAAACTTAAGGCAAACAAAGCGTTAACGATAGCCAAAGTTAAGACTTACATtctggccgccatgttgatgtaTTTCTGCTATAAACCAACATATGTTGATGGtacatttttataaaaaaagaaaccCTTTTATGGAATATCGCATAGCTCTGTTACTTGAGCAGGCTTGGTTGTTTTAACTGTTCttgtaaattattaattaattaattatatttatttatttatttatttatttattagcaGAAGCGAtaatcaagaaaacaaaaatggaccCATTTACATGTACGAATAACTACATATTGTTGGTTGTCAAATGCGCAATAAGTCACAGGAAAGGTCCATTTTGTCACCAAGGAAATCATTTCTGAGTATTAGAAAAAGCCAAGTCATGATTCGTGAGTTTTTTGTTCGGAACCAGCCTGAGCTTCTTGACTAATGGAGTAACAGGCACAAAGCTTCACATTATTTCTCCTACAATCCCTCAAATCAAACAGCTGAAATGCAGTCAagttaaatcaaatcaaaaataCCAGGAGATACCATTCCGAGTTTGgaagcagggatggtgcagtggtgagagcactcgcctcccaccaatgtggcccgggttcgattcccagatccggcgtcatatgtgggttgagtttgttggttctctactctgcaccgagaggttttctccgggtactccggtttcccctctcctcaaaaaccaaaatttgacttgttttgtgttaattgttaatttcaatttacagtgtccccaattagtgcttctgccctagaatgactagacacttaaataaagttccttttagACTCAAATCAATTAAAAAACAATACTGCTATACATGCATCCTTTGAAGAATGAGGAATGCAAGAATACATGGTATTCACATGCCAATAAGTGGATGCATAATGACTTCTAGAATCTACACTTGCAGATTTGTCTCAATTTAAGCTTCAAACCCTAAGCACTTATTACTTTCAATTCTTCGTTCATCCAACAGGGAAAATTGAATCATGTATGGATCACAAGTGTATGGAAAGAGGGTGTCTTTTAGCACAAGTTACACGTAATCACAGCTTGGTTGCATCTCGTgggtcatacatgtacattgtatacaaTATTAAAAGCTTTCAGTAATGATGAGCACCTCACCACTGTTGGTCCAAACAGATGCTCTTTTGTGTGAGCTCATGCAGTGGCTTCGTCAAGGGAAAGAACTCTGCAATGATGATTTGATGAGGTTAATACACTTGTCTATCAAAATAAGTCTCTGAATAAAATACTTCTATAAGGTTTGACTCTCCTAACATAAATCATTTAAGCCCACACACATAACAATGCAAACACAGAGCGTCGTAACTGACAGAGGAATACAGCTGCACCTCTTAAGAGAAACATGTACAGTAACTGTACACGTGGTGTAAAATTATTACCACCCATGGTAGTGTTTTAAGTATCTTATTCTGAAGTGGATAGTCGTAGTGGAAAATACCACCCATTCTCTTGAAATGTTGTTAAGTATATTCTAAAGTGAATATGCTGATAcgcagtaaaataatttactgTAAATATTAAAGTATAGAAATGGCCAAGTAAGTGGATACACAGACACGCAATGAAGCTTTGTTTTTACACACCTCAAAGAGTATTTGCACCAAACTCAGAAGATGTACGGAGTCATATTTACTCGTCAGTTCGATAtctcgagtgtttgatattgcttctcaaaggaatcagtattttaggagatatttgggatcaagtTTGGTGAAAttatatgctaattaagaccacatatccaaacttccttcacggtcatgatttcttttgtttttggaattATTTAGGAGTTTGAGAAGATTGGTTTAATTACAAATCTTCAAGAGATCTACTGGCCTGTCTGGTCTCCTGTGGTTCAAAAATGACTCGTACTTTAAGCTCCATAATATGATTTAATTTTCAGATGTGGACCAGGAAGTTATGAATGTCTTGATTTTTTCTTTGTCCAGGATTCTCGGTTTACTTCAGGGCTTTTAACAtacattaaaagagaaaaaaagaagacaagacatacatttttttttgaTAAGAACGTTGTGGTTGAGATTAACCTGActtttaagaacgtattaagaacattcctcaggctgaaaGTCATTCAGTTTGTTCATTGAGTTTGTAGTTTAAATGAAAGTATAAAATAAAGGTAACTGAATGTAAATTTAATCCAAATacttaagggcatattttgtataaaataacaatggttttcttattgcattgCATCCCAGTTTCTAATATTGAACAATTAATTGTAccaaaataacttcaacaccatcaaagtcaTCAGGTGAAACAAAGTCTGATGTATCATCAAGGTAGTTGACCTTGCATTCTTTCAGCTTTGAGTTGTAGCACTCAACTGTACCAAAAGACCAACGCTGGTCACGTCCACATTGATTTATTGAAATATCATACCATGTTCACTTTATAACAACGTTCAGCCTCTGTTCCAAAATTAGATgtttttacttaaaaaaaagaatgtaagTAATCGGAgcggccgttggcaaaacccagatcggaccggatcggaccggaccggatcggatcggatcggatttACAAAACTCGGACTGGATCAATAAGACCAGACAACGTACTCAAATTCTGTGCCTTCTCTCTCGTGTCGTggtctcctcatttattgagactcgtcgaaatgttttgttttccagaggtgattacagattccgaagcggaattatgaaagatacgatgtgacgaATTGACGTCAACAAGCGAATTGACTGCGTACACAACGGTCTTCCTTTTCAAACATAAAAACTGACAATTctttactttaccccagtcccttctaattgcacaatagcctgattttgcaacagaacgggaatgtcAGTTGACGATGGCGCAGGCAGTAAAAATATCCATATCCACGACAGGTAACATGTTATGACATATTACGGAGACATTGCCATCCGGGgcttttttttgcataaattatcGCAGAGCTCGGTTGCGCATGCCACGGccgattgataaatcattttcATGTGCCTTAGGCACCACTCCTTTtgtagtgcgtcttcgtgtttaaattcTGTATGCT encodes the following:
- the LOC137972601 gene encoding tetratricopeptide repeat protein 28-like; the protein is MADKKMNVFEQHIQELSVARKEGNKKGEGIAYFNLGIYYYGFAYFEQAKRDYTEALRLFKGTGFSAGVGKACGNLGNAYHSLGNFKKARKHLKQQLIIAKKVGDRHQEGNANCNLGKAYRSLGNFKRAIEYHEQHLRIAKEVGDKAGEGGANGNLGNAYLSLGNFKRAMEYYEQDLRIAKEVEDRAGQGRANGNLGNAYYSLGNFKRAIEYCEQHLSIAKEVGDRAGEGNANGNLGNAYYSLGNFKRAIEYYEQHLSITKEVGDRAKEGGANGNFGNVYHSLGNFKPAIKYYEQHLSIAKEVGDRAGEGSANGNLGNAYLSLGNFERAIEYCEQHLSIAKEVGDRAGEGKANVGDRAGEGKGYGNLGKAYHQMGEPENALLLYEQQLTVCMETEDPVGQGKGCYDLGLVHENLGSLWKALNFYRLSIKHFDETRRVLQSEDAWKISFRDTKQSAYTALWRALLKNGEVDEALFAAEQGRAQALTDILKTKFGVDEEPSRAVATKETTSAVIKYLPLQTVFIALAGNNISFWLLRRGSGINYREKEIENGSADSLIKTTLEQIGAGAVVQCENRSVQRHRSDFSCSGEAVEESFQSLSVSDNPLQSLYDFLISPVADLLQGDDLIFVPDGPFCLAPYSALSDFVRIRTFPSLTALKVISSALDDFNSKSEALLVGDPCLKEITWGTGEPMFKQLPCARKEVEMIGELLQTAPLTGKNATKAEVLKKLNSVALIHIAAHGDEYFGEIVLTPNPDRTSQIPKEEDYMLTMSDVQAVRLQAKLVVLSCCHSGRGEVKSEGVVGIARAFLYAGARSVLVSLWAIDDEATMLFMKCFYRHLADNKRASLALHHAMKSLRETERHSAIKFWAPFVLIGDDVSFEFGPQELEKNEKQKFKVLVF